cccaataaataaaaacttcaaaTCACTTTCAGAGAGTTTTTGCTGTGGCAGTGATGAGTTCATAAACAGCTTTGATAGCCTTACTTGGAGCAAGGGCCAATGCTTCACACAGGCAAGACAGTTCTCAACTGTTTTTTGATTAGCATAGGAACAGAAATAATCAAGGCAAGGAAGTAAAGGATTAAACGCCAGAGTGGATCACAATCCAACACCTTAATgacttgttcatttttaaaaagtttttcttAAGTGCATTGAGGACTAGAAGTATGTCTTCTAAAATATAGTGGGTCCATGATATCTACTGGAGTTTGAATCCAGGACCCCCTCTGAAtagcaaaatctatggatgctcaaatttccttatatacaatggcatagtaaaatagtatctcttaaaagtaaaaaagcaaaaacattgacttattttattttctcaagcCATGTACAATTGAATTGGGGGATGCTGTGACTGTGCTGTATGTGTTCTACTTGATATCTCCGGGcctctggtggtggcacagtgtgttaaagcgctgaatgctgaacttgcagtcccaggttcaaatcccaggagcggaatgagcacccgctgttatccccagttcctgccaacctagtagttcgaaaacatgcaaatgtgagtagatcaataggtaccactctggcgggaaggtaactgcactccatgcagtcatgccagccacatgaccttggaggtgtctacggacaacgctggctcttcggcttagaaatggagatgagcaccaacccccagagtcggttaacgtcaggggaaaacctttttacctAACCTTAAAATCCCATCAATCATGAGTGCCCCCTGCTGGGGTTTTCTTCTTCTGGATTTAGTGCCTATCCCTCTCTGGCTATTCTCCAATGTTTCGACTGTTGCTTATATTACAAAATTCCAAGCCTCATTGGTGGCAGGTGGATAGTTAAATTCAGACTTCAATAAGATTAAATATTTATTCTTTCACATGCCCACATCTCAGTTTCAGCAGATGGTAAATTAGCACCCTTAATGGGCATTAAGCTGCACTTTTATCTAAACACCAGTACACAGAGACGATAGGAGGAGACTACAACTAGAGAGTAAGGACAGGCGGCTTTGTCAAATCTGTTTCCATGGACTTTCTCTTTTTCCCACCTCCCAGGTCTGTCTGTCTCAATTCTATGtgggtttaaaaacaaataaacaccaGGCACATCTATACATATTTTGTTTTCAGAAAAACCTGGCTGGAAGgggaaacaaatgaaaaatgaaaacataataaataaaagattacaatgtgatgataaataaaatattgtttgcCCAGGCACAGTTGGATCAAAGAAAAATGCTGAATAAATAACAGCAATTTCGAATGCAGGTTATAAAGGTGTTAAAATTGCTTTTGCCAGAGGGCGATTTTATTACAGTGTTCAAAATGCAGGATATTATGAATTTGGTAAAGGACACTTGCTTCTGTACTCTCGCCTGCTGAGTCTACACCTAAAGCAGATAAACAGTTTATTACGATACTAATACAAGTAAATTAGGGTGGGCAACAGGTGGCCTTACAGGCgatgttggactgtaactcccatcatcccatacGATGCTCACTAGTGCATCCAGAGGAACACAATTGCCCACATTACCATATATGAGATTCCCTCCCCACAAAGAAGAACTTGCATTCTCAAGAGTGCTAGAATTACATTGCTTAAAGGACAAGTAGATATAAAACACTGCTATCTAAACCATAAAGGAAGACATAGCTCTTGATTTATAATTACTTTTATtcttaaaatgcatataaaatataaaaaggcCACATCAAGATGATAAAAGGGGACATGGGGAGGTCAGGACGTACAATACTGATTTCGGTTATAGATATGTCATGAAAGGAACCCGTTTTTGAGACTAGGAAGCAAACTGCCCGTTTAAGGCAACAGGAAGAGCAAAATCAATTCTAATTACAACTGTTTGTGCAATTAGTAGGGCAGGCTTGCCCGACATGGTGCCCTCCGGTTGTGTCAGACTACAACTCTATCCATGGTTAAGAGATAATGGGAGCTGTACTCCAACTTCTCAGGAAGCCATCATATTGGGGATGTctacagaacagtggttctcaacctttggacctccaggtatttttgacttcagctctcacaattcctaacagctggtaagctggctagggtttctgggcgttgaagtccaaaacaactggaggaccaaaggttgggaagcactgctgtAGAAGGAGGCAGGCAGGATCTCCCCAGTTTTAGAAGTGGAGCTGAAATTATGAGCTTGGTTTCCCCAGCCCATGCCATCTTTTTATAATTTCAGTACCACTATGGACTCATACTTAGCGAGAAAGAGTAGGAAAACACTTAGTTGGAATGCAAGATGGGAAGGGAGCTATGATGGTTGTTGCCTATGTCTCTGCTCTAACGAAATGCACATAACCAGAATATCTTTCTCAGAGCTATTTCACATATTACACAAGGGCAAACAGATTGGCCAATTGAGGGGTCAGTAAACAAAGAATTACAGCCAATCGTGGTTCCTTCAGTAAGCAAAATATATTTGCAAACATTATCACCCCTTTATATTTTTAGGTTGCACTCTCAAATATGTCAAGTTAACACCTGAACTGCTGATGTTGTTTTCAAAGTGTGTGTAATTTCAAAACACCCTTATGTTACCATAATGAAAATGAAACTCAACGCTATGAGTAATTTCTATAGCCGAATTAGAGTTGTGTTATCTTCACATATATTTCAACAGTTGATAGTTGCTTCCGATTTTGAGTTCATGAAAAGCTCTGCTGTGCACAAAACATACTCATTTTctatctcttcttcttctccaaaATGTAAATGATTTTAGGACTTTCTATTAGAATTTATCAATTTCCTACATCTCAGCCCACCTGATCTTTCAGCATGAGTTTCAAACATATTAAATATGAGCCCCCTTTTAAAACAAGCTTATGTTGGAATAATTTCTACATTGCAGTgttgaaaacaaatattttggaaATAGACCCACACAACCTACACATTCTTCTTTTCAAAATAGGTATTAAAGGTAAGGGTTGGTTCTTGGCCACACTGtggaatattattttattaaaaaatggaaagtttggaaaagcaaAAGTTGGTTCTCTattctcatgtatataattttttaaaggaacaaaGCAACCATTTCTAGCCAGAGAACACCAGAGATATGTTCCCTGAATACCATGGCACTTCATTCTGCCAGCAAACAATTCACATGCGCAATGCATGTAAATACCTCAAAAGGCCAGGGAATGCCCAGGGTAAGGTGGCACACCTTTAACTTGCCCTATCATGTGAAGTACATGATAACACGCAGAGCAGAGGTTATTCACTCACAGTGCAAATAACCCCAGTGGATCGTGTAGGATTTTGTACCATGATTGCCTTTGGAAACAGCAAAAGAGTTAAGACATAGCTAAATTCAGAGGAGAACGGGACCCCTTTTCAAGGCAAATGGAGAGATCTCCCAGTTGAGGGTCACTCCTTCTTTCGAAGGTGGATGTAAATGATTCCGCTGATCACTGCCAAGGGGAAGGAGAGCCACGCCAGCACAAAACAGTAGCCAAAGGAGCCTCCTGGCATCCGTTTATCCTGGAATTCATCCACATGAACAGTGTAGATCACAGCGGCTGTGAACACGGAGATAGCTGGGAAAAGGGACATCAGAAAATGAGGAGTGTATCCTTGGCTGTATCCTTGTTGGACAATAGTACCCATTAGCAATACAGGgttaatatcccttatctgacatACTTGGGATATGAGGTGCTTTGTAttttggggagggaggagggattttggaatacctgtatttgcatatacatatatgcctTCTTGTATTTCACAGATCGTTGTGTCTCTCTCCAATCTCGCGCCTCATACAGACATTAGATGTGATGTTGGAGATAGGCCGAGGATttatgaaatggcagaaatctaaGTGTAGTATCTGGTGCAATTCCACACTTTCTGCCATTTCACAAATCCTCAGCCTATCTCCAGCCTCACATTTAATTTCTGTATGAGACGCGAGgttggaaagagactgagaatcaGAGAAATGAACATAGAAAAGTCTTGAAGGTAGGAGCAGCTAGCTGGCAGTAAAaagctttggattttggatttcctgAAAAGGGAAATTTAACTTGTATTGCATGAGATTCTGCTGAGGAAAAAGCATACAGTCTATGTCTCCTAGTGTTACTATAGTACATTAACTGATGCTGTTGGAAACATAGCAGACCTCCTTTTTGTCATCTTCATTATACATTTCATGCCACTATCAGATCTTCCTCTTCCCCCAGGGAATGAGCCTCTTGTGACTCTTACTCTCTTTCCCTCTGAGATTTTAGATCAGTGATGTGGCTTTCCACATGTttgagactccaactcccaaaatccctggCTAGGTTGTCCaagggtcaggaattctgggaagtaaaatccaaaacacctcatGGATCAAAAGTTGGATACcactgttttaaatatttatattaaattcatcatatatttatatcccatttcctCCCAAAGATTCTCCTCCACCTCACTTATCCTTGCTGCAAACCTTATGAGGTAGGTCAATTTGAGATATATGTGGTATATGGAAGGTCCATcgcttccaacatttcacaatgaAATCTGAGACGTATGTGACTGAGCAACaggatgtggtcaagatggcaaaagttattgaggaggaagaaaacacatcttggagaggctgcagcagttttccAGAGccaataggaaggacaagattctgttccttcccctctttctccTGCTGAGTTGACTATAAACTGTTTTTGCAGCTCAGTCTGCAGCAACGGAAGCATAACATAAAAGAGGGAAAGTGGAAGGTGGtaagaaaaactgggacatttcaaaagcaactgaaaaagtgggatgtagGAGGATTAATCATGGCTGTCAAATTAGGACAGTTGAAGGGTGTGAACATCATCCCAGTAAATTTCATGGATCAGTAGGGAGCTGAATCTGGGTCTTCCAAACACCAGTCCAACATTTCAACCACTACATCACAATGTAGCACTAAAATAAAATGCTGGACTGATGTTTGGAAGACTCAGATTCAGCTCCCTACTGGTGTCATTTAGCACATTTCAACTACTACACCACAATgtagggttaaacccttgagccggttgaactgttgacctgaaggttgaaggttcaaatatgcaagatggggtgagctcccatctgtcagcactagcttcccatgtggggacatgagagaagtctccaagcaggatgataacacatctgggcatccctgggTAACATCTTTCTTAGACGGACAaatttttcacaccagaagtgacttgcctcaattagcttctggcataattttttaaaaaacacaatttacAACTAAAACAGAAAACCACCCAAATTATTCCTTACCAGTAAGAATCTGAAAAACTCCAGTGGCATAAAACAGACTTCCTCGCTTCATGGTGTAGAGCTGGCACATGAAGATAATGAAGGCAaaactggagaagagaagacttaaAACCATGAAGGCTTGGACTGCTTGAAGCCATGCTGGGTGGAAAGattaaagggagggggagagagagagtaaaGAAGGAACAGTGCAAATATAGCTATATCTGGGATAGGAAGTAGCTATGAATACAATTATTGTCCTCTCCAGGAGACACACTGTAGCCTCCTAAATACTCACCACTTTCGGACACTGAGTGACACAACCAAGAGTGTGTGGTGTCATTCAGTACGCAATCATACCAGATGTTAACTGTTTCTTTATCAGGGAGGACCCACCATGactgaaggaaaaaaagaagaggaggagaattacAGGTTTTGTAGatcaaacttggggggggggggggaaagacaGTCAACGTTTACATTGGTTTGTCTAGTTGGGAGGAGTAGTATCCAGCATGACGTAGTGATTTCATCATTGGGCTGGgaatctggagaccagagtttgaatccctccttggccatggaaacctactgggtatcACTGgggaagttacactctctcagggtgcatctacattgtagaattaatgcagtttgactcctatggctcaatgctatataatcatggaaattgtagttttacaaggtctgtagcatTTTCTGCCTATCAGtgttgatgtctcaccaaactacaactccaaggatcccATATCCTTGAGTCACGccaactaaagtggtgtcaaactgcattaattctatagtgcagatgcacctcagTGTTAAAGGAAGCCAGAGACAGATCTCTTCTAAACAAACATCTGGACATCTGCACTGCAGTATAATCTTATtgatgtctactcaaaagcaagCCCAATTGCATCAATACAGCTTACACCTAGGAAAGTGAGTGCAAAACAGCAACCTCTGTGGGCAAATCTAGCCTAATGGTTTCTAGACAAGTCAAAAGATTATTTCAATGGTTTACagtgatttgcaaaagcaacaTATAAATGTGTTATAAATGTTATTCAGGCATTACAAATGAAATGAGGGACAGCCTCCTCTTTCATCTTTTTTCCTTGTGTGAAGATCAGCGTTCAATTCTAACATTGGTTTGTCTCATTTATATGGCACATTTTATGTATGTACCAATTCGTAATGGTTTTGAGCACATTTTAGGTATACACCAATTAATAATGATATTCAGTACTCTAGACACATTCTCTTGTTCCAGTCTTGGCTAAAAGCAACCTTGTAAGGTCAGTCAGCATTATTATCCCTCTATTGTAGTTGGAGGCTGAACATgaataagagagagaaaaaactaaaTTTGCCTTTGTGTGTTTCTGGCAGGGGTGCGATAAGGAAGACAGACTTCCTGGTGTGTTTTTTAGCTACTGTACTATAGCAGCAGACACAATACGGTGCTTGTGTTGCTTTTAGACTATCTGAATTCAGATTACACATTGATTTTGGCAACGTGACTACTACTTTTAGGAGAGTTTTGTACAGATCCCAGCAGAGCTTCCAACACATGTCTCCAGGCAAGTGTTTCCTATTTcgtgagaaggaaagaaaaatggaaaagggtgcatctacagtgttgaattaatacagtttgataccactttcactgttgtggctcaatgcattggagtcctgggagttgtggtttggtgagccAGAAAAAGGCTAATGaatgactttgcaaaactacagttctcatgattccatagcattttgccCTGTTGGTtacagtgttgtcaaactgcattacttcaacagtggagatgcacccataGAGTTGGAGctgacttcatgggccatcaaaTCCAATCTTCTACTCAATGAAGGATCCCTAGCTACAGTATTCCCAGAAGGTTGCTGTTCaggctcttttttttaaaatgtccagaGAAGAAGATCCTTCTCTTGGCAGTAGATTTCATTGCCAAATCCACTTtgactgtcaagaagttccttctaattgTTCAACCAAATCCTACCttcctgtaacttaaaaccattaggcCAGCTCCTGCTCCCTGAGGGACATTCCACAcaaacatataacccagaatttcaaggcaaaaatcccacaatatctgctttgaactgtgttatctgagtccacactgccatatatttcagttcaaagcaaattatgtgggatttttttcaactgtgtggaagggacctacaTCAGAAGAGAAAAAGCCTGAACTCTCCTTTCTATAACAATCTTTAAGGAATTTACGGAATGCAGTCATGTCACCCTCAATCTTATCTTCACCAGATGGAACATGCCCACCTCCCTTAATCTTTCCTCACATTTTCCATACTTTCTCTAAattttctccttttaaaatgAGTGCCCTCAACTGAATGCAGTACTCCAGGGGAAGCATGACCAGCACAGAATATAGTAGGGCTATTATGTGCTTTGACTTGGAAACCATATTTGTATTACCATAGGTTAAGATAGCACTTGCCATTCTGGCTGCAGCATCACTCTGCTAGCTCATGTTCAGTCCATGTTCAACAGTAaccccaagatccttttcacacattgAACCAAATATCTTCCATCCTATACTTCTGCATTTTTGTGCAATCTAAATGTAGACAACACAAAAATGCAGAGCTATAGAATGGGATTTGTATCTATCCTGATTGAATTGAATGTTATTAATGTCTAATCAAACTagaacatggatccactttaaatccggcttcggcctcctgcagaattctgggatttgtggtttagtGAGTTTAGCAGTTTAAAgcctcctccctaaactacaagccccagaatcctgcagaaagaaagcagaatttaaagtggatccatgctgagGCTGCTATAAGAATGGGGATgtgataacaggaagtgagagaaatctacttccaGGAGGGGGAAttctctcctgaaagagttatcatggggaaaggtgtctccgctgaagctttgtcaccaacctttgtttccacaataagccatttttcccccaaaatccaGTTGTCCCAGGGtcagaaagtgaggagaaatcttctcaacaggggcacagacagaaaaacaagcaccacatgggtgttaacccttctctatgctatccaaaatacatgtatgtatgtgtgtgtgtgtgtgtgtatgtatatatacatatattcatatatatacacacatatatattgtatatatatatacacacacacacataaatacttacatacaaattcaacttaagaacaaacctatagaacctctcttgttcataacttgggggctgtcTGTATGTTTTGCTTAGTAATACGAGAGCACTCCGGAGAGGTGCTGTGCAGGCACAGATAGCTCAGTTCTGTGATTCACAAaagaccatgaagaagaatgtGCGTTTCAtctccactgctatataatgcagtttcagaatgcaatttcaatgcattgaactgcattatatggcaatgtagactcaatgcagttaaaccgcatcctgaaactgtattatatggccatgtagatggaTCTGggaactgtccctgccaaatcaagaTATATGAATGGTGCAAGAAATTTTAGACCTTTCCCCATTTATTGATCTTACATTCACATACATGAAAACTGTCTTCTATATAAGCTTTTTTTCTCTAAGCTACAGGGGAAAAGACTAACTTTAGGAAGCAACAATTAAATGACAATAACTCAGTATTTGTCCCATAATGTGATGCTTCTGCTCCAAATGGAGCCTAAAACATTGAGGGATTTACATGCATAGGGTTCCGGTGTTAATTGTTTCCTGCAGGGAAGGAGGGCAGGAAGAATCTAAAAAACGATGACATCAAGTCTGAAATgttaaatgaatttttaaaaataatacatgtaaattGTCTATGCTGAGCGGAAGCCAAATTCATGCCTACGGTACAACCCCTAACTTATGTTAATAGGCATGCTGTTCCATTTTGAGCAAGCTGCCAGCTCTCAGGGAAATACTTGTCAGGACTTAATGAAGACAAGGAAGTACACACAGACACAGTGGCAGAATAAATGGCACATCCGCCCCCAACACAGGCTCAAGATGGAGCCGCTGGCACAGCTATCAGacggaaaagaaaaggaaaagatagGAACAAAAAAACACCCTTTGTGTTTCTTAGGTCGGGTTAGGAAGAGTAATAAAAAATCCAAGTAGGTTTGCTGggttagtaaaaaggtaaaggtttcccctgacattaagtccaatcatgtctgactctaggagttggtgcccatctccatttctaagccaaagagctggtgttgttcatagacacctcctaggtcatgtggccagcatgaaagcatggagcgccgttaccttccctaccatttgcatgtttgcgaactgctaggttggcagaagctggggctaatagcgggagctcactccactccccggattcaaaccaccaaccctTTGGTCaggagctcagcggtttaatctgctacgACACCAGGGACTCCTCTTGCTGGATTAGGAGTTCCAAAAAGAAGATCATGATTTAAATTATTGTGTGGAAGGTCCCCCCCCCCACGCCCCatttttgctgttgctgttgttcttcACAGAACATAGAAtctaagagttggaagggatcgcaaaggccatctagtccactgcttcttaaactgtgggtccaatATTTGAAGATGACTATCAACTTGGGATCTATATGCAGCAGAAGGGAACCAAAAAAAGTCAATCTCTAAATCAGAAAAAGGGAAAGATGCAGATCTCAAAAGGTGCTGAGAAAAATCGTCTCCACTCCATTCCTGCTTTAAATGTTTCAGGAGATTTCCTCAGCAGAAGCTGAAGTCATTTCTTGTCTCCCAAATAAAgaatccctttctctctcttttgggaGAGCTCTGCCAAAGGATACACTGTAAATCCCCAAAGATAAAGAAACTCCTTATTTGAGATACAAACAACTGCTGTCTCTTAACATAGATTATGAAATGCTTGAGATGTATTAGGCAGACGTCGAAGAGAGTCTGTCAATGAAAGAGTTCCTTTTGCATtttcaaaggcttgcttaaatgtgtgtgtgtatgtatatatatttgtgtatatataacaTACTAGAATCTGGCCTGTTGTTTGAGAAACAACTttatggagggttgactgtaaccctagaaagaggggaaaacataCATTAAGCAGCAGATTTGAAGTATGCCACAAAAAGGAAGCAAATGGTACATTTATCACCATTATATTTTTGCTGCTAAGAAAGGTGAAGCATTCGTGGTATTTTTTGCTTCAAGTGCCAAAATAATGTTTACTGTCTGCTTTGACTTTATGGGAAATAAGCCATTTTCTACCTTTTTGGGGGCCAGCTCTACTTATCTTGAACTTAAAAGCCCATTGTCTGCATTTTCAAGGGCAGGGGAGTCAATTCTCCAGACCGAGAGTTGGTGCCAGCATTATCCAAGGtctttataaat
This sequence is a window from Anolis carolinensis isolate JA03-04 chromosome 6, rAnoCar3.1.pri, whole genome shotgun sequence. Protein-coding genes within it:
- the emp3 gene encoding epithelial membrane protein 3 isoform X2, with protein sequence MGFLLFAVTALHVLILILLFVATLDKSWWVLPDKETVNIWYDCVLNDTTHSWLCHSVSESAWLQAVQAFMVLSLLFSSFAFIIFMCQLYTMKRGSLFYATGVFQILTAISVFTAAVIYTVHVDEFQDKRMPGGSFGYCFVLAWLSFPLAVISGIIYIHLRKKE
- the emp3 gene encoding epithelial membrane protein 3 isoform X1 → MYGVLILWDSPLTLAGLTMGFLLFAVTALHVLILILLFVATLDKSWWVLPDKETVNIWYDCVLNDTTHSWLCHSVSESAWLQAVQAFMVLSLLFSSFAFIIFMCQLYTMKRGSLFYATGVFQILTAISVFTAAVIYTVHVDEFQDKRMPGGSFGYCFVLAWLSFPLAVISGIIYIHLRKKE